Proteins co-encoded in one Oscillospiraceae bacterium genomic window:
- a CDS encoding L-threonine 3-dehydrogenase → MKALVKKYPEKGLWFEEVPEPTISANDVKIKIHKTAICGTDLHIYNWDEWSQKTIETPRIIGHEYVGEIVEIGSNVTNLKIGEIVSGEGHIVCGKCRNCLAGNGHLCKDTIGVGVNRDGAFAEYLVIPKENVRKCEKDIPEEMYAIFDPFGNAVHTALSFELTGEDVLITGAGPIGIMAAAVCKHVGARRVVITDINDERLVLAKKLGIQYTVNTTKEKLSDVMKKLSIKEGFDVGLEMSGSEIALNTMIDHMIHGGKIALLGLLKSDSKIDWSKVIFNGLVIKGIYGRQMHETWYKMSAMLQGGLDISNIITHRMDITEYEKGFEAMNSGKCGKVILDWTNLR, encoded by the coding sequence ATGAAAGCGTTAGTAAAAAAATATCCTGAAAAGGGATTGTGGTTTGAGGAAGTTCCTGAGCCGACAATTTCTGCAAATGATGTAAAAATTAAAATACATAAAACTGCGATATGCGGAACAGACCTTCATATTTATAACTGGGATGAATGGTCGCAGAAAACTATTGAAACACCACGTATTATCGGTCACGAATATGTTGGGGAAATAGTTGAAATCGGCTCTAATGTGACTAATTTGAAAATCGGAGAAATAGTTTCGGGAGAAGGGCATATCGTATGCGGAAAATGCCGTAACTGCCTTGCAGGGAACGGTCACCTTTGCAAAGATACTATCGGAGTTGGTGTAAACCGTGACGGAGCATTTGCTGAGTATCTTGTTATTCCTAAAGAAAATGTAAGAAAATGTGAAAAAGATATTCCTGAAGAAATGTATGCAATATTTGATCCGTTTGGAAATGCCGTACATACTGCACTTTCTTTTGAACTCACGGGCGAAGATGTTCTTATAACAGGGGCTGGACCTATTGGAATAATGGCAGCAGCAGTTTGCAAACACGTTGGCGCAAGACGTGTAGTTATTACCGATATTAATGATGAAAGACTTGTTTTAGCAAAAAAACTCGGTATTCAGTATACAGTAAATACAACTAAAGAAAAACTATCAGATGTAATGAAAAAATTATCTATAAAAGAGGGTTTTGATGTAGGACTCGAAATGTCTGGAAGTGAAATTGCACTAAATACCATGATTGACCATATGATACATGGAGGTAAAATCGCACTGTTAGGGCTACTAAAGAGTGACAGTAAAATAGACTGGTCTAAAGTAATTTTTAACGGACTTGTTATAAAAGGTATCTATGGAAGGCAGATGCATGAAACCTGGTATAAAATGTCTGCAATGTTACAAGGTGGTCTTGATATATCAAATATAATTACTCACCGAATGGATATAACTGAATATGAAAAAGGTTTTGAAGCAATGAATAGC